The segment CGGTCACCCGGACGTCGATCACCTGCCTGACGAGCCGGAAGGGAATGCTGTAGTGATGGCCGTCGACGGTCACGTGGTAGTTGATCCCGGCACGTGGCCGCTTCCACTCGGCATACTCGAACCGGGCTGTCGGCAGCGGCTCAAGTGCCGGACGGTCTATGGCCTCGAACTGACTCTCGCGGGAGCCCTCCAGCTTCTGGAAGGCCCGGCGATTGAAGGCGTCCAGCTCTTCTTGGATAGCCTCGTTGAGGGCCGAGAGCGACGTGAACGCCCGGTTCCTCAAGGGCGCCAGGACGCGGCGCGAGACGGCCAGCACCGTAGACTCCACCTTGGCCTTGTCTCGAGGCCGCCGAACGCGGGCTGGCACGATGGCCATACCGTAGTGGGTCGCCAGGTCGGCATAGGTGCGGTTCAGGTCCGGCTCATAGTAACACGGCTTCGTGACGGCGGTTCGCGTGTTGTCGGGCACCACGACGCGGGGCACGCCGCCCAGGGCCTCCAGCGTGCGCACGTGGGCTCCGATCCAATCGGGGAGTGTCTGTGTGCGTGTGGCCTCGACGTAGGCATAGCCGGAGGCGCCCAGGACCGCGACAAAGATCTGCGCCTCCCAGGCAGGCTCGCCGAATGGGACGACCGTTCGTGTTTGACCCGCCCAGTCGACAAAGAGCTTCTCGCCAGCCTTGTGCTCCTGGCGCATCACCGGGTCGATGGTCTTCTTCCATTGCCGGTACGCCTCGCAGAACCAGCTGTACCGGTACGCCTCACCGTGTG is part of the Pseudomonadota bacterium genome and harbors:
- the istA gene encoding IS21 family transposase; the encoded protein is MRKIKDVLRLHAAGLSARGIARSLSIGRTTIARTLDRAQEAGLSWPLPEEMTDAELERTLYPASPAAEAERPVPDWSYVAQELRKKGVTLRLLWEEYHASHGEAYRYSWFCEAYRQWKKTIDPVMRQEHKAGEKLFVDWAGQTRTVVPFGEPAWEAQIFVAVLGASGYAYVEATRTQTLPDWIGAHVRTLEALGGVPRVVVPDNTRTAVTKPCYYEPDLNRTYADLATHYGMAIVPARVRRPRDKAKVESTVLAVSRRVLAPLRNRAFTSLSALNEAIQEELDAFNRRAFQKLEGSRESQFEAIDRPALEPLPTARFEYAEWKRPRAGINYHVTVDGHHYSIPFRLVRQVIDVRVT